The Polypterus senegalus isolate Bchr_013 chromosome 11, ASM1683550v1, whole genome shotgun sequence sequence taactgctaGAGTAACACTGGTGTTTGGGGGAAACAATGCAATATACACCTGTTTGTATTCTTCCAGCTTCAAACTGCTAGACGGCTCGGTGGATGTTGATTTATTTAACGAGGTGCCAGTAAGGCAGCTGCTGTGCCATTGTGTGCTCATTTGTTCACGTGACTGACACGTCTCCGACCCAAGCATTGAGGGCCACACCTCCGTATGTATGTCATCCACCTCTTCGAGTTACTTGATTGGCTATTACGGGCTCTCCTTTTAAGCCCGCCTATTTTCTTATCAGTGTCTCGTTCGATGATTGGTGAATTTGAATTCCAAGAATTGGGGCGTAACGTGTACAATGGCGGGTTTAATTAATATCAATGAAGCGTGTGGTGTTTTATCTACTTTATAACGTGAATGATTAGAAGCTTTTTAATGCACTGCCCCAACGTAAATAGCACAGTACTGTGTCTTCTTAGTAGTAGCAAACAACAGAAGAAGGACGCCCTTTAATACATTAATGCCTGGTTTATAAGTTGCTGTAAGTGGATCTTGAATACATTTTGGTTTTCAAATAATCGCGCCGAGATAGAAGACACGCAGGGACCGTTTGAAGTTGAGAAGATGCTGTGCGACGAGCAGGTGAGGGGGtagatttatttttgtcttgcGTCAAATGTAGTGTCCTTTGTTACAACGTGGTGGTATGTGcaacttttcattcttttctgaCCGATAGTTATTGGGCAGACTGTCGAATACTTGCATACTTCCTCGGTAGTCCTGTTGTTGTTCAATTTGGTCATTTTGTGTAACTTGTTGTTCACTAGCCAAACGCCTCCATGTTGTGCTACATCGTGTCAGCTGCTACTTTGATGTGCCTTGCCTCGATTTTCAAGAAGAGAGTTTGGCGCTAGTGCTCAGCTCATCGAATGGGATGTGTATTTAAAAATAGCGAAGTGTGTGTATTTTCATATATactaatgtatataatatagtaATGTGAGGCTGACGGTGGACCTGGACATCCTGGAGTTCACCTGCGTACAGTCGTCCGCTTTACGATCGTGGCAGAACAAACGCTCCGTTGGCATTGAATCGGAAATTTAAATACAAGTTCCTCTTGTGGGTTTTCTTCTTGATTTCGCATAAATCGCACGAACGGATTGATCATAACCTCCTGGGTCATCAGTATAGGACTTGGTTGGACCTCTTTCCATAATGTCTGTGGTGTACCCCGGGATTCAAATTCCATAGGAACACGAGGATTTTGATAAACTAgaccacgggtgtcgaactccgggccgcagtggctgcaggttttcattctaaccctttccctaatcggtgaccagtttttactgctaactataacttttcccttcatttttaatagccctgttttttaaGGATTAATTGCAATGAATTAATTCTTTTCTGCATTAAATtgcagctaaactggggctttaAACTCCAACCCGTTcctttaatgagaagccaattcttgctattaattaaacccattacttAATTCCAATGCTTGTTgcagctctcattctgccacagcagacatttccaaaactgttggttTTTCTTACCCACCCCCAGGAATCACTGTCAAAATGttctggtgacctgagagatcaacctcacTGAGGCCCTCACCTTTATGTTCAGATCATGTGGTTAGCTggtgatgtggcagcttgttttgtgtctcattattgtttggctcctcCATTCAGGAAAAAGAGCACTAGGGgatctgagtcaagttaattaaaacaaagacaaaagaagttTAATTTgccagcaaaaactggtcactaatgaagatggttagaatgaaaacctgtggccctccaggactggagtttgacacccctgaacTAGAGGAAACAGTCCGTTTAGTACAACAAGCTCCTTCGTTTACCCAATAGTGAAACTGTCCAAATACCTTATCCAGATATAAAGGTTTCTGTTTAAACTGCCATTTCTCGGTGGATAAAGTCTGGGATGAGTCATTGGGAGGCACAATAAATATTAGTTTCAGTATATCCGCAGCTTAACGTCCAATGATGGTCCGTGCCTTTAGTCTTTTAATGAACTGTAGGTCTGGTATCGACGAGCAGTTCTGTGAGACTTCAGTCTGAGATGCTTGCCATTGGCAGCAATGGGTCCAGAGATCCAGTTAAGAGTGACGTGCTTCCTCTAGCCTGCAGATCATTTGAACAAGGTtgctaaaagtaaaaatgtatccTTGTGCTTACCATAACTAAGGTGAGATCTTCACTAGCATTTGCAAATGTGCATTGACCGAAAGATTAAATGCTAAAAAAGACAATTTAGTCTCATGAAACAGTAAGTAGGCCAAAGAATCTGCAAAAGATGAATCAAGTTCTGTGTGTGGTGATCTTTTAAATGATGCCAAAATCTTTCAGTTTGCATTATTTAACTAATGAATTCTGTTTCGTGTCGGTTAAACATCATCAGTtatgtctttgttttgttttttataggtTTTATGGATTGTTTGtacatgtaaaaaatattgtACTATAATTTCAATGCTCTAATTTTGTAAAGACTTTGGGTAACTCTTGTAAGTCTGTTctgtagagcagtgtttcccaacctcggtcctgggggcccactgcggctgcaggtttttgttccaaccagcttctgtttttaattgaactcctccGCTAATTAAGTAATCTGTTATTTCCCGAGTTCTGTGTTTtttggaacaatatagaaattaggaaaaaaaaaaataccaagctTTATGTACCTACCAAGCAGTTATAGTGAAATGTGTTTTCCtaccaatattttcatcttgattttcattctacttttccagttctaattgtttaattacttttatttactaattagtggctctgactctaaagtagttgcagcctttgattattcagtgtttgccagcgtgtctgatctgctttatttttaaattgtcatttaagatacaacaaagggggggaaaactgcaccgagaaagggcaaaatataatgaaatcggCAAGAGTTACACATTTAAATCTttagcaaaatcaaaaatatttgtctGTCTTATAATgtacaaatcataaaaaataccagctaattaaatgagctccgTGTTATCAcggattaggaatctggttggtgggcccccaggactgaggttggaaACACTGCTAGAGTATTTTATTTGCATGGTTGTCCTTGATAGATTGATACAAATAACTCCTTTAAAGCTTGGTAAATGTTGGAGAGAAGTATTGAATAAATCTGTCGACTTCACATTTCCAAGCTAATGCACTGGGGAGAAGGTGCCATGCTGCCACTTCTAGCAGTCTTTCCTGCAATGTACGCGTGGGTTTTCGGTTTTGTTCTGAACATGACCCAAAAAATGACCAAAGTGCAGTGGATGCTTTTTATCCCTGATAGCTCCTGCCTTGAGCTGCTCTCAAAGGTTAAAACCTTGATTTGagaattctgtttttaataagtTTAAATATTCTAACTTCCAAGCAAGATTGCCTCCTAGCTTCTGATGATATCAATTATATTGATGGTTCTCAGAACATTACTCTTGGTTCAGCCATCTCAGGTTTTTAATATGTAATTGGACTGAATTTTAAACTGGAGATGATCCCTTGAAGAGTTGATGGTTTTGCATTGCTATACTCCCcacattttacaattaaatgcTTTCCTTTAGAtgattctttctttgtctttaacAGACTGAGGACCTTGTGCTGTATCCATACCCTGAAGAGGAGGATCACCTGTTTTCTAGTGATGACAATGCTTTCCCTGAAGGTAGCTCCCTTTCGGAGGCATTGCTTACTTTAGTGGAGCCTTTGTCTGAGCATACCCAGCAGCCTTTAACTTCCTGGCCCTGCTTTTTGCGTTATAAGACTGAGCTATGCAGCCGCTATGCTGAAACCGGCAACTGTAAATATGCAAGGAAATGTCAGTTTGCTCATGGGCTACAAGAACTTCGTGTACCTTCACGCCACCCAAAGTACAAGACTGAGTTATGCCGGTCATTTCATACTGCAGGCTTCTGCCAGTATGGAGTTCGATGCCTGTTTATCCATAATCTAGAGGAAAGGAGAGATCCTGATGAGCAGAAGCAGCCCATTAGCAAATACAAGACGGAGCCATGCCGCACATTTCTCCTGTTTGGAATCTGTCCCTATGGTAGTCGCTGCAATTTCATTCATGTAGAAGACAATGGTGAGGCAAGACCGCAATTGCCTGCAGAGTCTCCAACTACCTCTTCTTTCACTCCAGGTAAAGGGCGTCCCACATTTCAGTCCTGGAAGAATCGTCCGTCTGTAGCGTGTCGTAATTTTGCTGCTTTTGGGTTCTGCTTGTATGGAAACCGCTGTCGTTTTCAACACAATCTGGAGAAAAGACATTTAGAACTTATGCCAACTGCAGAGTCCTCGGACTACTACTTGAATTATCCTTGCTTGATTCAAACCCGTAGTCGAGCTGCATCTCCGGTTTCAGATGAGGCCTCGTCCACTTCAGTCACTCCTGATTATCGTGATGATAGCCCATCTCCAGGTCCTGTTGACAAGCAAGCCAACAATGCATTCAGCTTTTCTGATTTGCTGTTGCCCCTAACATGGAGACTACAGGACTTGGAGAATGGCCATCAAGGTTTAACCCCGGAGTCTGATGTCTTTAATCTTTAACACCAAAAATGGTCTTCCTAGCCGTGTTTGCTGCTATCTGTACATTTTAGGCATACCTGTTTAGGTTTGTAGCTGAAAGACCAAACGTTGTCTTTTCTTAATTTCTACTTGGCtaaatttttatctttattgagaTGTAATTTGCATGTGggggtttttaatatttatattaagttTTAGTTTCTTACTAAATTAGGTTGCTGGTCATCCTGATCTGTTTGATCACTTtcatatttatcattttaaagagGAGTTTAATATCCTCGATtactggatttttattttttttttcccgctTTATTGGCTCATGAATAGGgaaggtttttttcttttctcagtttGACCTTTTTGAATACAGAAATCAAATTTGCCAAATAACCGCTTCCACTTCTAAAGTGAACTGATTTTCATTCAAGCCTAACTAGCTGTGATCACTGAACAGCAGACTTGTGAATCCTGCCTAATCTCTGCTACGCTGGAGATGGAGGGCTTCCTGAAAGGCTTAAATTTAAATGGTGCGCTTGGGGATGGAGACTTGcttccttaaactttttttttttcattttttttaaattttagaattttaattttgttctatAAGCATTTCATCAAACTTGGCTATGGTTTGCATAGAAATCTGAAGCTGTTAATTGTGAAAAATGCTGCCATGCATAGGTGATGGCCGACAAATTGCAGTCCATAGTCTGTCCCACTTCAGTTCTCCTTTTTTTATATGAAGTATAGCCTTGCTGCTGTCTTaacctttttactttttaagatgTCTTCCACGCCTGCTCTCCTCTCTTGAGAGAAGTCAACCTGTGTGGAAATGGTGACAGGCTGCTAAGTTTGCAAGGACTGGACTGCAAGTCCCCTAGTGATGAGCTCCACTGGCTGTTTCAGATCCTGCGTATTGGAGTCTGCATGCACtctgtacatactgtagatattaaaATTGAATGGTTAATACTAAGTTAATTATTTATCTTGCAAAGTATTGGGTGTTTAATTCAGCTTACCCGAGTTAGAGTGCTCTTTTGtatggataatttatttatttttcacctactaataaacacagtaaataaagtgtgttttgctttttgaaaactggaatgtgtgtgtgatttttgttataaattttggAAAGTGGCAAACCTTAATGCCTGTGAAGAGTCGGGTGAAATTTTCTCATCTCCAGGGCCCCCTCCAAAGGTCAGGATAGTTGGTTCAAGTACGTTTCTTTTATTACCTTTTTAAccttttgatttatatttttaaagcagacacattttattgaatttaaattttaaggtAATTGACTTAAGATGTTGGGTTTATGTAGTTAGCTATTCATTACAATACTTATTTTGCTGTTGTACTGGATGGTTAATTTCTAGTTGCAtttaatgcagaaaactcacaacCAAGAACAATTACATGTGCCTTGATAACTTTAACTTCAAGTTTCATACTTCAGCAGATATTAATTATGTAAGGATTTCTTGCAGCACATAATGCATGCATTTATCTCACAAGCTGTTCAAATGCATGCTTGCTGTTACAtagctgttttaatattttatattatatttttgtaccacagttctgcaaaataaagctaTTGGAATAATCAATATATTGAATAACTTGTAAGGGTCAGTGCATTAGTGAcatttaaatggcatttttatataatggaggGTTCTACATGAAAATGGAATGAGGAGTAAAACTACAGACCATCTGTGAAAAATGGGAGTTTAGTCATTTATACAGTAGCTGCATATGAAGACCATGAGAGCTGGCTGGATAAAGAAGTCTGCAAAATCCCTCCAGACTCTGAATGTCCACCGGTGGGGggaataaaaataaacctgagcCAGCTCATCCAAAGAGTTCATGGCTGATGAGATGGCAAGTTCactttatttcaaaattaacaaaagtaaatcTGCATTTTGACTACTGAAAATTCTGGTGCGAGTGTCTGCCCACAACACAGGTTTCGATTTATTTTTAATCCCTTTTGGGTCTGTGTGCTTGTATGTATTTGAAATTTTTTGCCATATTTCAGAATGCAGTGCTTGAAATCTGTCAGCTCCAGCACAGAAATACCAGTAAACCTCTCCACAAATCAAAGTACCTGTTTATGGGAAAGGCGAACCACAAATGTTagtgttttgctttcatttttaactttatttttcatttttgtttttctagtttgaCTGTCAATTTTGTTTGGTGTGGCGAGACAAAAGTTCATCTGCTCTTAATAAAGGATTGAGTCAGCAGGGGTGTTTGGTTTAAAATTAAGACCAAGCAGAGTGTGGACAAAGAACAATGGCAAGACTGGATAGGAGTTATCAATAAAAGTCTTTAATTCATGAATTAGTGTGATACACTGAAGAGGAAGAGTATTGTCTGAAATACAACTTGTGAAACAATGCTAGTGTTGATTGGTAAAACATGAACGTATGAAGCTGCCGTAGAAATGTACAATTTGGAGATTATCAAATGCAAGATTTAATTAACAAGTGTCCTCTGTTATGAGCGTCTCTCCATTTCTACGAGGGATAAATGGAGAACATTCGGCATTAACTGCTGCTGTGCCCCCCAAGATGAATTTATTCGCTTatcaaatttaacattttcaaaactggaTGGGTGGCAGCACAAGCCACAAGTGGGGTTGTTTGAATTTATATTCCAACTGCCTTAGTTTTCTTTCAGCCTTGATGGATCTTTAAAATTCAATTCCTGCAAGAAGgctattttttacttttgagtGGTGAGCTGTGATGACGCTGTGAAATGAAaccatttaatgtatttattgattCTTTCTCTATTATATGCGAAACCTCTGCTAATTTGAATAATGCCACAATGATATCCGATTCCTAGTCAGATGCTCGAGCATTATTGTTTCATgctccattttttaaaaagtctccTTTGTTCTTAGAAGTGTTCCTTTTTTTACCTACTATGTTATGAAAAAGAATGTAAGTTTGTAACTTTAGTTGAAACACATTTTATCAGCTACTTATTATATTTACATTCCATATATATTCACCAATATACACAGTCTGTCAAAgtttttgcaaatatttaattTGATAGAGACTACCCGTGTCAATTGAGAAACCTACAAGTTACCTTCTATGttgaattaatgtttttttttttaataatactattaataaaTCTAAATAGACAAGCAACTATGTAACTACATAATACGATCAGTAACACCTGCATCAAATCAAACATCAGGTATAAATGTAAATACCATATCTTCTATCTCGCATGACCACCGTAACTGCTGCGGACTCATATCACGTGATGAAGTACTTGTTAGCTTCAAGGCGCTTACGTCCTAATGCACATGCACAAATTTGATTGGCTGTTCCCTTGCATGGTGAAGCAGGGTTCTCGGCTTTGAAGTCGTCTGGTTATTCGATTGACACCTCCTTTACTATTTCATTCAAGGGAAACTTATTTTAAGTTTGAAATTCTCAGTGACATTTATTCttcaaatttttttgaaaaaatatttacaaaaatcacGAATGTCATCTTTGCCAAGCTCCGGTGTCACTCTTAAATGTTTGAAAATActgatttttataaaaatattgctATTAATATAGGGATGTTGTTTGCGAAGAGTTGTCAGATGTTAATACATGATCATAAAAGCTGTTCTTTTGATAGCTAAACTGTAATGTACATAAACGCAGAGTAAACAAAGCACTTCCCTTTTTCATTGAGATCTTGAATTAATTTTGCCTTGCGTTCATAATCACTTGACCTATGCTGAAGTATGATGATTCGAGACGTTTGGTAATTTAGTTTTCTGTAATGTAACTAGGGTAGACTAAAACAAGGCTTTCTTTATTCCCATTTGTCCTCTCGTCATCACATTGTTACTACAAACGTTAAGTTGAATTATAAACCACTTTTCTTTTAAACTGTGTATGCAATTGTGTAATTTCCCTGTTCCATTGTTCATGGGTGTGATCTGAAATATGATCTTATGGTATGTTATCTTTATAAAGCTACTGTATTTGGACACAATAACAAACTGGTAAACGCCTGGTTAGTCGATGCGAAGAACGACttcatttgttttacttatatGTGAAAAGTCTTGTAAGAAAATACACCACGAAAATCGTGATTGTTATGAATAAATTTAAACAGCAGTAATCTTTGACATCACACTGTGTTAACTTTCTTCGCAATTTGATATACTTGCGTTACTTCAACATTGATACGTAGAAAACGTAGCGAAAAGTGAACCTTCACGTCAGGGTAGGGCCTTCTCACTGATTGACATCTCTGCTCACAAATGGAAGCTGCACGTTTTGAACTGCGGACCAATCATTCTTTTCTAGGGATGAGTCGGCGGAGTTCCGGAAATGGCGGTCGGGTCTAAAGTGGGGCTTCTCCGCAGAAAATCAATGGAGTCGAGCAGTTAACGAAAAGAACACAGAAGGTACGTTGACAGGGAAGCTGTGCTTTAGAAATGTTAGcttttacttttgtttcagtCTTGAAATTCCATATGCATTCACAGTGCCTataaaacagaactgtttaatgATCTTTAGATTATTTTGCATCTGCATGAAAGGATGGCAACTGACTTGAATCATGTGTACTCTTTGCAGTGTTTTTAATGAGATTTAATTAGCAACGttaaaagtgaattttaaagTGCAGTGAAAGCACATCCTGATTTCCCATTATATTAAAtcctagttttaaaataaagggCCATAAATTCGTTTATAATGTGTTCAGGGCTGGACAGCACATATTCAATGCACTCTTTTTCGGTCCTGATGTTAAGGACTCAAGACCGTTTACCAAGTATTGAAGACTATTTCAGTTGTTTCATTTAGAATACgttatgtcatttttattatcatACGTATGTTAGggactttattattatttcatcttCGGTTTTAAATTCTATGGAACGAagggccctgcggtgggctggcgccctccccggggtttgtttcctgccttgctccctgtgttggctgggattggctccagcagatccccgtgttaggatatagcgggttggataatggatggatggaatgaaggTCACATTTATGAAAATCTGAAAGTCGTGCAGCAGAGTTCTCTGTTCGTTGCCATATTTACTGTGCCTTGGGTAGGATAACTGGCATTTCCGTTTATTTTTGTGTGGTACTCTTTGTGGAGTGCAGGTGCCGAGCACTGTGACAAGTCTTCAGGTAAAAGGCATTTTACAAACTACTAAATATAGAATTAATTCACATGAAGGCACATatttattaaagcaaacagaaaacaaagtggGAATTCATTAACATACATTGAAACCAGAAATATCTGTACTTTACTTATTTGTCGAGCTATGCCAGTTGACAGTGAAGAAGAGGAAAAAGTCATCATCAGTCAGCAGCACTGATGGAGAAAACAAATACCTGGGGGTCTACGATCAATCGTAAGAGAGAAAATCAAAGGAAAAAGTCTGAAGCAGACTTGTCCAGTCCTGTAGGCCTCAGTCAACTAGctcataactttatttttaactgtAAAGTATGAGCTCATAAAATGGCTAGCATCAGCTTTTTATTATTCTCTTCGCAGTGTAAATGGTTCTCTTAATGTCTTCTCTAAGCCTTGCTTGCTAAGACTGAAAATATGTACCTTGGTCAGTCTATCCTGCAGTCCCAGAATAAGACCACCACCTCTCCTGTGGATTTTATGTCTTCCTTATAATCAAATGGAGTCCCGGTATTCAGCAAATGACCTCATAATTACATCACAAAGCTTAAGTACAAGCTGATTCATTTTTTATTCCATAGACTAGGGATGCTTAGATTGAAATTGGCCAATTTCCACAAAAAGGATgatcacaaaaaacaatatttttctctCCCTGCTTTTCTAACCTTTAAGGTAATTTAGCTGTAGTGCTCCTTCATGCAAGGTATTATGGTAGTTGAGCCGTAAATGAGCTTATGgattaaatctaatttcttaaaaaatgattggTTAATGTATATGAGAATGATTGAAAGGGGAAAAGAATCTTGGGAAGaatggtcatcttaacaatgttgttCTTAATTGCTGATGTGAGAAGGAGGGTGGACCAGCTATTCACATCTTGTTTCATTTTCTCCATGCAGTATGCAAAATTTTGTtggaaaagagctttatatttacttgtgatatttacccctagatatttaaactgatctgttaTGATAGATGGGAGGGTGTCCAGTCTAGCATTGTGCGCTAGAGAGTTCACCGTaactcactggaaaaagcacaattttattcaaattaattttgagtccagatatcttctgAAAATCAACTAGTGGTTTTAGGACTGCAGGCGCAGTgttttgtgggtcagatatatacagtaacatatcatctgcatatagtgatattttctgttcaggtGTTTCTCTGAAAATCCGCTCCATCTCTgatgtattttgaaaataaacagtcaATGGCAGTTGCAAAGAACAGTGGTGATAGTGGACATCCTTGTCAAGTTCCACGTTCTAGTAGTTGAAGTAGTCTGAAAAAGTGCTGTAAATACAAACAGAGAGCGCTGGACTagtgtacagtagtttgatccatgaacagatgtttgggccaaacccaaatttgtgcaacaTGGTGAATAGGTAGACCCATTCATctatatcaaatgttttttctgcttctaaagataataagatctctggggtaTTAGATGTAAAGGGTGAatgtattatattaaacaaatgtcgAAGATTAGAAGTTAagtgtctgcttttaataaatctggttacgtcttgtgatattacagaaggcagcactttctcagtccttctagctagaactttggagagcatcttaacatcattattcaaaagtgagattggtctgtatgatgcgcATTGTAATAAGTCTTTGCCTTAGGAAAGATGCAAATTAAAGcctggcgaaaagtttgaggtagaactttgttgtctttagcttctgtaaacGTTGCTAATACTAAATAATGGAGCTAtcttatgtgactttttttataCAGCTCCACTGGGTAGCTATTAGGAccggctgctttcccactttgaagtgagtttatagcgtctagtaattctgagagtgtcagaggtttaacCAGGTCCACGGCACTAAGTGTCTaactgtggtatctgtaatgagtCCAAGAACTCATTAGATTGAGCCTTCTCCTCTTTAGACTGAatggaatataaggacttatagtactctctaaatgtgtgggttatggTTTTTATGATCAATAATTTTATCGTCGTCTGTGTTGGTCATTGCTGCTATTGCATTgtggacttcctgcttgtggaatggttgagctaaaatcttattggccTTCTACCGGTGCTCATTATAATGATGATGTgatttaaagataagctgttccatttctttagtgGCCAACCGGTTAAATTTGAATTGCAAAAACTGTCTCTTCCTATAGAGTGCCTATTTTGGAGACCTGGTGTATTCTAGATCTGTTCTGGTAATTTCGGTCATTAAAtcggaggtcttcctggttttatttttgtaagaaggttatgaaataatctgtcctcttaaaaatgccttcagagtttcctggagtattcctgcagagacctctggggatgcatttgtctctagaaaataaATCAGTTTGCTTGGAGATGAATTCTGTATAATGCTCATCAGCCAATGAGacggggttaagatgccagctacaAGAGGAGAGTGTAGGGCATCACGCTCCATGATCAGatgggcatggtcagagataacaatagtattgtacttacaagatttgatagtgggcaacagattattgtctatgaagaaataatcaattgttgagtaacaatgatgaacTTGTGAGAAGGAGGAGTATGCTGTTAGGTTCGGATTTAAAAACCTCTGTGCGTCTGACAAACTGTGTAATTAGTTTTGCAGGATTAGATGTTATCACTGGCAAGAAAGACTACTGCAAGAAATTCGgacctttattttgtcctttaaattaaaatggacaccaCTTGAGTTTGGAAAGGCAGTTTGTTTAAAATTCAGGAGCTTGGACTTTTAATTGAGTAAAAAAAGGTAAATATGAAGTTGCTGCTTATTAaacataaggttttttttttttgtaaagatttgTACACTGTGTACTGTATTTGTTCCTGTGTGCCATACAGcataagttttggtaagaaacaagtactacataattaaagt is a genomic window containing:
- the cth1 gene encoding cysteine three histidine 1, whose product is MLCDEQTEDLVLYPYPEEEDHLFSSDDNAFPEGSSLSEALLTLVEPLSEHTQQPLTSWPCFLRYKTELCSRYAETGNCKYARKCQFAHGLQELRVPSRHPKYKTELCRSFHTAGFCQYGVRCLFIHNLEERRDPDEQKQPISKYKTEPCRTFLLFGICPYGSRCNFIHVEDNGEARPQLPAESPTTSSFTPGKGRPTFQSWKNRPSVACRNFAAFGFCLYGNRCRFQHNLEKRHLELMPTAESSDYYLNYPCLIQTRSRAASPVSDEASSTSVTPDYRDDSPSPGPVDKQANNAFSFSDLLLPLTWRLQDLENGHQGLTPESDVFNL